The Gymnogyps californianus isolate 813 chromosome 5, ASM1813914v2, whole genome shotgun sequence DNA segment CCTCCTGCTCACGGCTCAGGCGGAGACTTTTCAATCAACGTACAGAAGGACCGCGGAGCTGCCCTCACCGCTCCAAACCTCGGCGGCCCTGACGGCAAGCAGGGTGACCAGGGGAAAACGCGTGCTCGCCGGGAGGAGCAGCCCCTTACTTCAGCGTCCCTGGGCTGAGAGGCGAAGCTGACGGATCCGTTGCTTGCAGGGCTCAAGCTCGCGCTGGAGTCGGGCAACGCTGCCGGCCGTACCCAGTTTAATTGCTATGGTGTTGAAGACCGGAGTCAGGACGCATCATTAAGAACCCAAAATAATTTAGCAGACTAACAGTTCTCCCAGGAGGGCATAGAAGAAAAACTCGATTAGAGTCAATTAGAAGGGAGGCAGCTGGGGGAAGGTACCAGAGTGTCAGGGCAGGCCCTGCGTCACACAAACAGGACGTAAAGACTCGAGCAGGCCATAGCTCGAGGAGAGCTACACCGGCAGGCAAAGACatagtatttattaaaaaaaaagacgtggtatttataaaatacagccTCCCTGCACAGGCACGGCAGCCCTGCCGCAGAAGCCCAagccccagctccccaccaGCCGCTCGCCTCGCCGCCACAAGatggcggcggcagcgggaTGTACCAcccgcctcctcctcccctccggGAAAGTGGAgtctctccccccgccccccagccccaaccTCGTAGTGGCACCGCCCACTTCCGCTCCCCCGCCGGAAGTAGGAAGCGTGCGGTGGAGGGAGGGTCCCGGTTGCGCGGCGGTGAGTCCCGGGCGGGGGCGGTGGAACCGCTAACGGGGTCCTTCCCCCCCGGTGTCTCGCGAGGGGAGGCGGacccgccccgccgctgcccccggcCTTCACGGCCACTCCCGGTGGGCGACTGTAGTTGTTACACCGCCGGGACCTccgggcggggggggtgtgAGGGGGCGGGCTCGGCCGGGCCTCGTACCGGGAGCCGCGGGGGAAGCTTCGTTCCACCCGCTCCGTGGGCCGCAGCCTCTCGGTTGCCGTTCCCCCCACCGCCCAGAACGGGCCCGGCGTTGGCGGAGCGGCCTCCGCCGTGTCCCGGTTAGAGAGCGGCCCCGGGCGGGTTTCGTTCTGCGCTCCCAGCGTGGTGGGACGCGGAGGCCTTGGGCGGGcacccccggggctggggggggggggggggggggctttcCCTAACCGGGGCTAAAGTACCGAGGCGGTGACCGGGGTACGGCAGTGCTGCGGGCAGCTCCTCACCGGTGCCCCCAGCTTTTCCGAGCCACGGGGGCCCGTGCATTTCCCCCTCGGAGGGAAACAAAGCGTCACCTCGCTGGTTGCGTCTTACCCGAATGCTGCTAAGAAACCGGTGAGATCCGGGAGGCGAGAGCCCGTGCCGGGAGCCGGGAGCCAGGACAGCACCTGGCTCTTTGCGTCCATTCTCCTGGGGGCCATTTGGACGCTTCCCACAGCCCGTCCGTGACCTCGGCGCCCGCACGGCGGCAGGGATTGAGCTTCCCGTTCGCCATCATTCCTACTTTTTCCCTCTTACGCTCTGTGAGCCTcattaataacaaaaaacatTCCCCCCCcaagtttatttctgtttgcagagtGATGAAGTGACATACGTATGTAGTAAGGGAGTGAATTTCCCGGCTTTTAGGTGGTTGTTACTCGGACGGGTTTGGCTGGATCCTGGGTGAAGAGATTTGGCAACCCTGAGCCTTACCTTCTCGTTCTGTGTTACGTGCAGAGGCTGATGCAACGTTCCCAGAGCGAGAACGTCGGGATGTTTCACCCGGCTGAAAGGTAGAAGAGCCACGAGCGATTAGGACGCCGCCAAAATCCCCGTCGGCTGTTTGGTATGTCCCTTTCCCTCTCGGGGGGAGCGCGCCACTCTCGTCTTTCTCGCCTGTTTTTTAGCGTATTCCCACATTATTGCATCCCACATCTTAGAACCTGTGACACGAACATCTGATATTTGCTAAATATTATTCAGGCAGCCTGGATTATTTGGAAGAAGTCATGGACGTAGTGCAGAAAATCCATCATTTCCCTGATTTTAGTAATATTTCACCGATTTTTAGAATCACAAGTGTTGGATCAAGTTCACCGCATACGAATGACGCCATCGCTTAATGTTTTCTAAGCGTAGCAGCAGTAAGCGAGGGAAGCGATGGCACCATGTAGCTAGAAAGGAAAACGCACGGAAAGAAAACGCAGTGAATGAGACGGGAGCCGAGGAACTGGAGAGGCGGCGAGGTACGGGAAGACACGGGTGGCGATCGTGGTCCCACCGGTGACTGTGGGCCGTGGGCACGGTGGGATGCGAGCAGATGTGGGAGGTTTGCTCGGCACAACGGGAATCTGGAATGGGACGGTGCGGCGAGAGCCAGCTGGAGTTTGAGAGTCAGGGTGACGTCGCCTTGCTATCGAGTGGCTGTGAGTAGGTGTTTCCTTGACAAAACCGTCTGGCACACACAAGTAATCCTTTCGGATAcgctgtgaaaaggaaaaaaaagtcagttgcCAAAGCAGGAACAAGTAGAtatgttctgttttccttctcactcTGCCCTCGGTCTCGCTGATTCTTTATAGCGCGGGGGAACCTCTCTGGTGTAGCTGTTCCAAGCAGTTTAGCAAAGCTGGTTTTAAATCCCTAACAGGATTAGTACCTATTTGCAGTCGGCTTTAGAAAACCTCGTCTTTATTTGACTTCCTTTCCTCGTCCTAGGAGTCTGCAGCTCCTCTGGGAGGATGGACTCCCTGAGGAACAGGACGGTGGAGGagctccaggagctgcaggaaaatgcagaggagaTCGAACGCCTGGCCCTGGAGTCCCAGGAGGTACGCGCGGACGGCGTGACACAGGCTGGGCTTCGTTAGCACCTCACCCGGGGTGACTGTCGCGTCTCTTTCCGCAGGttcaggagctgcagctggaaagGGAGATGGCCCTTGCCGCCAACCGGAGCTTGGCCGAGCAGAACCTGAAGTTCCAGACGCCGCTGGAGACGGGGCGCACCGACCTCTCTAACAAATACgaagagctgcagaagctggCTGAGCGGTGTAAAGagcaaaaggcaaaactggGTGAGCGTTTGCAAACCTTGCAAGCTTTCCGACCGGGTCACGTGAGCTGTAGTTAGTGCAACATCCTTCCCTTTTGCTTCTGCCTACCTTGGGCAtcctcagcagagcagctcttcaGGGTGGTGGCAGAGAGGACTCTGCTGCGTATAAAATCTATATTCTCCTGTTTCCTGGTCAAACTCAGTTGGACAGACCAAGGATGCTATCCCAGCAAAAAACCCTTCTAGTGCAGCAGTGGCTGAGgttctttcctcttcagattTTCTCCTTGCGTCAACAGTTTCCCGGGCAGGAAGGCACTCCTGTGAgagcgcagcagggctgtgcgCTAATGATTTTCCCCTGGTTTGTGTTTAACgttttgctctgctgctctctttgTTTCCCCAGAGAAATTTTCAGCAGCGATGCATCCTCAGACCTTGCTGGATCTCCTGCAGGTGGAAAGCCAGAAAATTGAAGAGGAGTCTGAGGTGAGCTTAAGGCTTAAATCCATTAGCAATTCAAGTGATTAGTCCTCAAAGACTTGTAATTACCCTCCCGAGCCTAATCCCTTAAATCAAGGATTATCTCTTTGTAGTTTGGCGTTCTTGCTCCAAAAAATTGGATTGCCCTTTGTTTGCCTGCGTGTGGTGCGACGGTCCTCTGTGTGTCTCTGAGAGAGACGTAAATCCTAAGCCGGGCGTGGGGAAGAAGAGTAGAGGGATGCAGTGCTGAACCCGAGGCTgtcttctcttccagaaaatgGCCGAGAAGTTCCTGGAGGGCGAGGTGCCCCTGGAGACGTTTCTCGAGCGCTTTTCCGTGATGAGGAAGTTGTCCCACTTACGCCGGGTCAGAGTTGAAAAGCTGCAGGAGATACTGAGGAAGTCGGAAACGTCGCAGGAACCCGGCAGGGACTcgcagcagcagccgcagccgcCTCCTCACGTACCTGGGCCCGCAGACCCGCCGAAGCCACAGCCCTTCCCTTCAGGGGCTCCTTCCTTCCCGTTGCCCTACAGCCCGGCCCCGAGCATGCCGGTCGGCCCCACAGCCCATGgagctctccctcctgctcctttttctGGCTCCCCGGTCACCGTAGCACACGTTGCTTCCTCTCAGCCTAACACCCAGCCTACCTTTCCTTATAAACCTCCTCCGGGTCCTGGATACTCGCCGGCGCAGGCTGCCGAATCCACTCCGGGGTATCCCAAACCCGCTTCGGGAGGCTCGTCTCCGGCGCCGGCTTATTCCTGGTCTCCGTCCAGGGGCCCGCCTCAGCCCCCACCGTTTCCTGGCTCTCacccctcgccgccgccgccgccgctgccgcccaGACCCGGTTACCCTCCCTACTTCTCCCCTGGAGCAGGGAGACCGCAGTGCCCCTACCCCACCCAGCCCCCTCTTCCGAGTTTCCCAATCCCCCCGCAGCCTCCTTATCCTCCTGGACCACCCCCACCTTTTGGGTACCCCCCACCTCCAAACCCTCAGCGCCCTGCTTGGCCCGGCTACTAAATCAGGACTCCTGGGAGAGCGTCCtttgcttctccctcctctttttgtggactgaggaagaagagcaaaCCGAGAGCGTCGCTCTTCGACCCATCCATGCGAAAGCATTAAGCGGGATTAAGAGACAGTAACggtttcggggggggggggtgtcaggcAGGCTGACGCTCCCCCCGTGAGCTGCAACTCTCTTTGTGACGATCGCCGGTGGGCTGAAACGTTCGCTTCCAAATCGGCTCGTCCAAGCTCTGGTGTGAAAGCCACGTAGTCATCTCGGTACTCGGCTGGGGTACGCGGCAACGACGGGCACCGATTAGAACCGCCGAGAGCCGGACCCCCCCTTTCCTCTGCGTGCGTGGGCGAGCGAGCGAGGCCGCTCCGTTGCGTGCCTCTCGTTTGCTGCGCGGGTAACAGACGGTAGCGTCGTAACTCTTACAGCCTTTTCGCCCCGCCTTCAAAAGACGCGCTGGGAATCTCTGCCgctatttctgacacaaaatACTCCCCTGTTTTCCAAGGACTTTCCGGGAAGTGAGAGGCAGAGCCAGCCCGGCTTGCAGGCGATTCGTAACTGATTGTAGCAGGGAGAAGCAGCTAGCTCGCCCCTTGAGTGGGCCAGGCCTTGAgatctgtctctctctgtctttaccACTGCTGTTTTTGTCCGGCGCAGGAGCCTTTCCCGTCCTGTGCCGGCTGTGCGCTGTCTCACCGAAGGTACGAAGCCTCTGGGAGCTCTCCAGAGTTCAAGGCGTGGATATTATCTGTGCTTTAGGAAGTTAACTGGGCTGGCACGACGTCTCgggctgcctctgctgctttgGGGCCGCGTACCTCGGGTCACAGGGAGGAGTGGGAGTCGGTGCCTCTTGCCCAGCTCTGAAACGCTGAGGCTCAGCAGCCTCCTGTATCCCCGGCCTCTCCTGCGGTGCCCGGGGGGAACGGGGCGGTTATTTGGGGTGCTACGGGTTCCAGCCTTCCTCACGTCCCCCTTCTCAGGAAACACTAAGTAACGGAGGGAGCGACAAGTTAACCGTTAATGGAAATGGGATTTGCTTAGCTCAGCACTTTATCCTAGGAATCCTGCCGGTATCCCTGTAAGTTATTTATAAGGAAAGATTACTAATGGACTAGAACAAGGCAAATGCTTGTGGGGTTTGATGGAAACAGTTCCATAGCTGTGGTTAATTACAGTAATAAAACTTGATGAATTGCACGCGGGGTCACGGCAGTGGTTGCTTTCGGAAATGACGGGGCATCCAGCTGACGCTTTCTATTGATCTTTTTGTGCCCTCCTTCCACCAACTTCCTCTTGATTTTGTCGATAAAACCTTTCACCCGCTCGCAGGACCATCTTCTTCAAACTCCTCTTTcctgcttgcttgttttcatctttcctaAGGGGCCCGTTTGCACGGGGCTCTTCTCATcagcccctctctcccctcctctggcACCGTCCCGCATTTTCCCTCCCCGGCTGGGAGGTTGATGGTCTAAGGAACGGCACTGGTAGTGTTGGAAGGAAGAGAACAAGACgcaattactaaaaaaaaaaaaaaaaccaaacgatTTTATTACAATGATTATTGCTTATTAAATATCTCAGACTCGTTCTCAGTATTTCTACCCTCCCTGTGCTCCTCACATCCATGCTTTGCTTTAGACATCTGCCCAAACGGCGTGCCGTCCCGCGCCAACGCAGCCAAGCGCCTGTTCTTCGCACCTTCCCCCGGGAACCCGGCAGACGCTGGGTCTCGCAGTCTTGCTGGCGAAGCTCGGCACCCCGGTATCGGAGCGCCTGGCAGACGGCGGCCGATTTCGCTTTCAGCCTGGGCCCGGGTGGGAGGAGGAGTGTGGTTATCCCGGTTTTGAGAGACGGAAGAAACCGGCAAACCCCCTCCAAACGACCGTGAGCGTGGCTGCGCCGCTCTCAGTGCGGGTATGAAGCCTGTTGCAACCCAGCTGCCTCTTAGACTCATacaaatagcttaaaaaaaaaaaaaaaccaaaccccaaacccaaccttccccccacctcgCACTCTCCCACAAGGGAGGCTCAAAAGCAAGAGGAGGCTTTCTCGGAAGGGTGCTCGGGGTGCAGCCGAAGCCGAGCTAGGCTGGGTTAGAGCTGAGCCATCCTTGCCCGGTGCCCGGTATGAGGAGGTACGGAGGAGCACGGACTGGTTTGGCTCCGAGTTTGGCAGAGGCTGGGGGGACCCGGCCCTGGAATTCTCCCGTCACGTTTGGGAAGATGCCGGCAGGCTTTCTTCCGAGGTGAGCAGCGCAGGTATTTGTCATCTCTTCCGTCAGCTTCATGCAGTTCGTCGTTgcataaaaatcacagaagggtttgggttggaaaggaccttcaAAGATCGTCTCGTTCaacccccttgccatgggcGGGGACGTCTGTCGCTAGATCGGCTTGCTCgaaatttaccttttttgtgCTGCATcccacctctgcctgcagggCGGGAAGGTGGCTGACGAAGGAAACGAGGTCGCTCGCcgaaaatgcaagaaaagccGCTAATTCAGCAGTTGCACAGCTTTG contains these protein-coding regions:
- the VPS37C gene encoding vacuolar protein sorting-associated protein 37C — translated: MDSLRNRTVEELQELQENAEEIERLALESQEVQELQLEREMALAANRSLAEQNLKFQTPLETGRTDLSNKYEELQKLAERCKEQKAKLEKFSAAMHPQTLLDLLQVESQKIEEESEKMAEKFLEGEVPLETFLERFSVMRKLSHLRRVRVEKLQEILRKSETSQEPGRDSQQQPQPPPHVPGPADPPKPQPFPSGAPSFPLPYSPAPSMPVGPTAHGALPPAPFSGSPVTVAHVASSQPNTQPTFPYKPPPGPGYSPAQAAESTPGYPKPASGGSSPAPAYSWSPSRGPPQPPPFPGSHPSPPPPPLPPRPGYPPYFSPGAGRPQCPYPTQPPLPSFPIPPQPPYPPGPPPPFGYPPPPNPQRPAWPGY